From the Natrarchaeobaculum aegyptiacum genome, one window contains:
- a CDS encoding [LysW]-lysine hydrolase — translation MSSATTGSEVSLEDARELLVDLVSIPSPTREERKAAKRLVDFFEAHDREVWIDAVGNVRAPADDSVLLTSHIDTVPGEIPVEVEETGDDEILWGRGSVDATGPLAAMAAAAVRTGVSFVGVVGEEVDSRGSRYLVDDRDTAPEAVVNGEPSGADGITLGYRGLIAGTYVATSESGHTSRPDPNAIQHAVRWWSGVEEHFEGGEYEPVFEQVTTKPVGIEGGVSEDGLSVETTMDVQLRVPPALDVETVREAAEAELEVGTVTWKDKVPPVMMSPRTEVARAFRVAIREVGEEPRLVRKTGTSDMNIYAGAWDCPMVTYGPGNSDLDHAPDERLSLAEFDQSVEVLERVARTLQGDDA, via the coding sequence ATGAGTAGCGCGACGACTGGCAGCGAGGTCTCACTCGAGGACGCTCGCGAGTTACTCGTCGACCTCGTGTCGATTCCCTCGCCCACACGCGAAGAGCGGAAAGCGGCAAAACGGCTCGTCGACTTCTTCGAGGCCCACGACCGTGAGGTCTGGATCGACGCCGTCGGCAACGTTCGTGCACCGGCCGACGACTCGGTCCTGCTGACCTCACACATCGACACCGTCCCCGGCGAGATTCCCGTCGAGGTCGAAGAGACGGGCGACGACGAGATTCTCTGGGGCCGCGGCAGCGTCGACGCAACGGGACCGCTCGCTGCGATGGCAGCCGCGGCCGTTCGCACTGGCGTCTCCTTCGTCGGCGTCGTCGGCGAGGAAGTCGACTCGCGTGGCTCTCGCTACCTGGTCGACGACCGAGACACAGCCCCGGAGGCCGTCGTCAACGGCGAACCCTCCGGGGCCGACGGGATCACACTGGGATATCGTGGATTGATCGCCGGCACCTACGTCGCGACGAGCGAATCCGGTCACACCTCCCGGCCGGACCCGAACGCGATCCAGCACGCCGTCCGCTGGTGGTCGGGCGTCGAAGAACACTTCGAGGGTGGCGAGTACGAACCCGTCTTCGAGCAGGTGACGACCAAGCCGGTCGGCATCGAAGGCGGCGTCAGCGAGGACGGCCTCTCCGTCGAAACGACGATGGACGTCCAGCTTCGGGTTCCGCCGGCACTCGACGTCGAGACCGTCCGCGAGGCCGCAGAGGCCGAACTCGAGGTCGGCACCGTCACCTGGAAGGACAAGGTCCCGCCGGTGATGATGAGCCCGCGAACGGAGGTCGCACGGGCGTTCCGCGTCGCCATCCGGGAGGTGGGCGAGGAACCGCGGCTGGTCCGGAAGACCGGAACCAGCGACATGAACATCTACGCCGGGGCGTGGGACTGCCCGATGGTGACCTACGGGCCGGGCAACTCCGACCTCGACCACGCCCCCGACGAACGCCTCTCGCTCGCGGAGTTCGACCAGTCGGTCGAGGTCCTAGAGCGCGTGGCACGCACGCTACAGGGTGACGACGCATGA
- a CDS encoding aspartate aminotransferase family protein, with the protein MSDHDFVSGSKPIPIARGEGPYLYTDDGTEYLDAGASYACTPLGHSHPAVVEAVQEQVAELTFVDSSYPVQSREDAYAALVASAPDGLDQAWFCNSGTEANEAALKFARSATGESTIVAATRSFHGRTMGSLAATWKDKYKKPFEPLAGDVEFVPYGDSEELTDAVDDETAAVILEPIQGEGGINVPPAGYLETARELTDDAGAALVFDEVQTGMGRTGSMWACQNAGITPDIITTAKGLGNGLPVGGIVVRDWIADGAASHNATFSGGPVVTAAVDATITTLIEEEWPAHAAEIGEYLTGELEDALGDSVREVRGDGVLVGVELKRGANRVARDLALEQQVLALPAGRTVLRLLPPLVIDESEADQLVEAMRTVIAPDTEANS; encoded by the coding sequence ATGAGCGATCACGACTTCGTCTCCGGCAGCAAGCCCATCCCGATAGCGCGTGGCGAGGGGCCGTACCTCTACACCGACGACGGCACGGAGTACCTCGACGCGGGCGCGAGCTACGCCTGTACGCCGCTGGGTCACAGCCACCCGGCGGTCGTCGAGGCCGTTCAGGAGCAAGTCGCCGAGTTGACGTTCGTCGACTCCTCGTATCCCGTCCAGTCCCGAGAAGACGCCTACGCGGCGCTCGTCGCGTCGGCGCCCGATGGGCTGGATCAGGCCTGGTTCTGCAACTCCGGTACCGAGGCCAACGAAGCCGCACTGAAGTTCGCTCGCTCAGCGACCGGCGAGTCGACGATCGTCGCCGCGACCCGCTCGTTCCACGGGCGGACGATGGGATCGCTGGCGGCCACCTGGAAAGACAAATACAAGAAACCGTTCGAGCCACTCGCGGGAGACGTCGAGTTCGTCCCCTACGGCGACAGCGAGGAACTTACGGACGCGGTCGACGACGAGACCGCCGCCGTCATTTTGGAACCGATCCAGGGCGAAGGCGGAATCAACGTCCCGCCGGCGGGCTACCTCGAGACGGCCCGCGAACTCACCGACGACGCCGGCGCGGCGCTCGTCTTCGACGAGGTCCAGACCGGCATGGGCCGGACGGGTTCGATGTGGGCCTGCCAGAACGCAGGCATCACGCCCGACATTATCACTACCGCGAAGGGACTGGGCAACGGCCTGCCCGTGGGCGGAATCGTCGTCCGCGACTGGATCGCCGACGGCGCAGCCTCCCACAACGCGACCTTCAGCGGCGGCCCCGTTGTCACGGCGGCCGTCGACGCGACCATCACGACGCTGATCGAGGAGGAGTGGCCGGCCCACGCCGCCGAGATTGGCGAGTACCTGACGGGCGAACTCGAGGACGCCCTCGGTGACTCGGTCCGCGAGGTTCGCGGCGACGGGGTCCTCGTCGGCGTCGAGTTGAAACGAGGAGCCAACCGCGTCGCCCGCGACCTCGCGCTCGAGCAGCAAGTGCTGGCGCTTCCCGCCGGTCGGACTGTCCTCCGATTGCTCCCGCCGCTCGTGATCGACGAATCCGAGGCCGACCAGCTCGTCGAGGCGATGCGTACGGTCATCGCACCCGACACAGAAGCCAACTCATGA
- the thrC gene encoding threonine synthase produces the protein MSLSLSADSPAVPDDADDGVWLECIECGETFAPFDDVRYTCDECDGLLEVRYADLPTLEDFDGQGQGVWRYADALPLESGVSIQEGATPLYEVPRLEESVGVEALRIKHEGMNPTGSFKDRGMTVGTAVARELGVGRLACASTGNTSAALAAYGTRGDMETLVLLPAGKVAAGKVAQASLHGARILEVDGNFDACLDIVQDLAARGEAYLLNSLNPFRLEGQKTIGLEILEAFQADYGTFPDRIVLPVGNAGNTSALYKAFRELVQAGSLEPEEVPKLTGVQAEGAAPMVEAIENGADEVRRWDEVETRATAIRIGNPVNAPKALPGIRETGGTAIAVSDEEITDAQRDLAREGIGVEPASAASVAGLRKLRAEGIVDDDERVACLTTGHLLKDPDAAAAAGAEPEPVPADTEGVLEHLQN, from the coding sequence ATGAGTCTCAGTCTATCGGCCGATTCCCCGGCGGTACCCGACGACGCCGACGACGGCGTCTGGCTCGAGTGCATCGAGTGCGGGGAGACGTTCGCCCCGTTCGACGACGTTCGCTACACCTGCGACGAGTGTGACGGCCTGCTCGAGGTTCGGTACGCCGACCTCCCGACACTCGAGGACTTCGACGGGCAGGGCCAGGGCGTCTGGCGATATGCGGACGCGCTGCCGCTCGAGTCGGGCGTCTCGATCCAGGAGGGAGCGACGCCGCTGTACGAGGTGCCACGTCTCGAGGAGAGCGTTGGCGTCGAGGCACTGCGGATCAAACACGAGGGGATGAACCCGACGGGATCGTTCAAGGACAGGGGGATGACCGTCGGGACCGCCGTGGCGCGGGAACTCGGCGTCGGTCGACTGGCCTGTGCGTCGACTGGGAACACGAGCGCCGCGCTGGCCGCCTACGGCACCCGCGGCGACATGGAGACGCTCGTCTTGCTGCCCGCCGGCAAAGTCGCAGCGGGGAAAGTCGCCCAGGCCAGCCTCCACGGTGCTCGCATCCTCGAGGTCGACGGCAACTTCGACGCCTGTCTCGACATCGTCCAGGATCTCGCCGCGAGAGGCGAGGCCTACCTGCTGAACTCGCTCAACCCGTTCCGACTCGAGGGCCAGAAGACGATCGGTCTCGAGATCCTCGAGGCGTTCCAGGCCGACTACGGGACGTTCCCCGATCGGATCGTCCTCCCCGTGGGCAACGCGGGCAACACCTCGGCGCTGTACAAGGCGTTCCGCGAACTCGTTCAGGCCGGGTCGCTCGAGCCCGAGGAGGTTCCGAAGCTGACCGGTGTGCAGGCCGAAGGCGCGGCACCGATGGTCGAGGCAATCGAGAACGGTGCCGACGAGGTTCGCCGGTGGGACGAGGTCGAGACCCGCGCGACGGCCATCCGGATCGGCAACCCGGTCAACGCGCCGAAGGCGCTGCCGGGGATCCGCGAGACCGGTGGGACGGCGATCGCCGTGTCAGACGAGGAGATCACCGACGCCCAGCGCGACCTCGCCAGAGAGGGGATCGGCGTCGAACCCGCCTCCGCCGCTTCCGTCGCCGGCCTCCGGAAGCTCCGCGCCGAAGGCATCGTCGACGACGACGAGCGCGTCGCCTGCCTCACGACCGGCCACCTGCTCAAAGACCCCGACGCGGCCGCGGCCGCCGGGGCGGAGCCAGAGCCTGTCCCCGCCGATACGGAGGGCGTGCTCGAGCACCTCCAGAACTAG
- a CDS encoding alpha/beta fold hydrolase has product MPTATNDSVSLFYERDGDGDPIVFVSEAGLGGWSWGWQHAALTGPYETVVWDLRGTGRSDAPPGPCSLEAHVSDLEAVLEACDIRRAHLVGCGLGAAIALEAARTTSRARSLALFGAAADGEAMDLEPLFAPPDDRDALADSLEAGLSDDFRESHPDVCEGIVDWRADGDADRAGWETQVAPLEDFDATDWLVEITQPALVVHGTADDLVPVDAGQSLARDLPRGEFHPLEGAGHLAFVERSRPVNDLLDGFLEAIE; this is encoded by the coding sequence ATGCCCACCGCAACGAACGACTCCGTCTCGCTGTTCTACGAGCGCGACGGCGACGGCGACCCCATCGTCTTCGTCTCCGAGGCCGGCCTTGGCGGCTGGTCCTGGGGGTGGCAACACGCCGCGCTCACCGGCCCCTACGAGACCGTCGTCTGGGATCTCCGGGGAACCGGCCGTTCGGACGCTCCGCCCGGTCCCTGCTCTCTCGAGGCCCACGTTTCCGACCTCGAGGCCGTTCTCGAGGCCTGTGACATCCGTCGCGCCCACCTCGTCGGCTGCGGGCTCGGCGCTGCAATCGCACTCGAGGCGGCCCGAACCACGTCTCGCGCGCGGAGTCTCGCGCTCTTCGGTGCGGCTGCCGATGGCGAGGCGATGGATCTCGAACCGCTGTTTGCCCCGCCGGACGACCGCGACGCGCTTGCCGACTCGCTCGAGGCGGGACTCTCGGACGACTTCCGGGAGTCCCACCCCGACGTCTGTGAGGGCATCGTCGACTGGCGCGCTGACGGCGACGCCGACCGCGCGGGCTGGGAGACACAGGTCGCCCCCCTCGAGGACTTCGACGCGACCGACTGGCTGGTCGAGATCACCCAGCCCGCGCTCGTCGTCCACGGGACGGCCGACGACCTCGTTCCCGTCGACGCGGGGCAATCACTCGCCCGCGATCTTCCCCGGGGGGAGTTCCACCCGCTCGAGGGAGCCGGTCACCTCGCGTTCGTCGAGCGGTCACGGCCGGTCAACGACCTGCTCGACGGCTTTCTCGAGGCCATCGAGTGA
- a CDS encoding AMP-binding protein yields the protein MSLSLARRADLFPDRTAVVDVSEDDLYAPARTIDEDRVSYATLSRLADALATRLATLGVDPGDTVCLLSRNRVTSLALLFACRRLEATLAPISHLLTPVTVERPFDALEPTLLVAEPAQRDLRRSLPVDSVVTIDELATVESESDPDPNPSPNPNRPLLALHGEDGRPVVAYSERALERNCLTAVVAWGCSGSDTVSLLAPLSTPDSLARVALPTLYVGGRLLLDRAFDPGDAVTAMDCERATLAAGRPGALRDLATDPGFDEAVDALERVVVSGSLADDVRTAFSNRGISIYRAWGRLECPTAFTRLIGGESEVQQNHDHEDAIGVPVPDCYVRLVDDGDLIEGAGAGRLELSGPVLASGYLTDGSRGNRPSDRLDRTAESDDAGRFGDADDRGWSDDLDDAGQFDDWFDTGMRARRDESGRYSLDHSR from the coding sequence GTGTCTCTCTCGCTGGCCCGTCGCGCCGACCTGTTTCCCGACCGGACCGCCGTCGTCGACGTCTCGGAGGACGACCTGTACGCTCCCGCGCGGACGATCGACGAAGACCGCGTCTCCTACGCGACCCTCTCGCGGCTGGCCGACGCACTGGCGACCAGGCTCGCCACGCTCGGCGTCGATCCCGGGGACACCGTCTGTCTCCTCTCGCGAAACCGCGTGACGTCGCTCGCGCTGCTGTTCGCCTGTCGCCGACTCGAGGCAACGCTCGCACCGATCTCGCACCTCCTGACGCCCGTGACGGTCGAGCGACCGTTCGACGCACTCGAGCCGACCCTCCTCGTCGCCGAGCCGGCCCAGCGCGACCTGCGTCGGTCGCTCCCGGTCGATTCGGTCGTGACGATCGACGAGCTGGCGACCGTCGAGTCCGAGTCCGATCCAGATCCGAACCCGAGCCCGAACCCCAACCGCCCGTTGCTGGCTCTTCACGGCGAGGACGGCCGGCCGGTCGTCGCCTACTCCGAACGGGCGCTCGAGCGCAACTGCCTGACGGCCGTCGTCGCCTGGGGATGCTCCGGATCGGATACGGTGTCGCTTCTCGCGCCGCTGTCGACCCCCGACTCGCTGGCCCGCGTCGCGCTCCCCACGCTATACGTCGGTGGCCGACTCTTGCTCGACCGGGCGTTCGACCCCGGCGATGCAGTGACAGCGATGGACTGCGAGCGAGCGACCCTCGCCGCCGGTCGACCCGGAGCCCTGCGGGATCTCGCGACCGACCCCGGATTCGACGAGGCGGTCGACGCGCTCGAGCGGGTCGTCGTCTCGGGGTCGCTGGCCGACGACGTTCGAACGGCATTTTCCAATCGCGGGATCTCGATCTATCGCGCGTGGGGCCGCCTCGAGTGCCCGACTGCGTTCACGCGACTGATCGGCGGCGAATCGGAGGTCCAGCAGAATCACGATCACGAAGACGCGATCGGTGTCCCGGTACCCGACTGCTACGTCCGATTGGTTGACGACGGCGACCTGATCGAGGGGGCAGGTGCGGGACGCCTCGAGTTATCGGGGCCGGTACTCGCGAGTGGTTACCTGACTGACGGGAGCAGGGGCAACCGTCCATCCGATCGCCTCGACAGGACTGCCGAGAGCGACGACGCTGGACGGTTCGGCGATGCCGACGACAGGGGGTGGTCCGACGATCTCGACGATGCTGGACAGTTCGACGACTGGTTCGACACCGGGATGCGGGCTCGACGGGACGAGTCTGGGCGATACTCGCTGGATCACTCCCGGTAA
- a CDS encoding type 1 glutamine amidotransferase, which produces MSDLRIAVLNASHRDMNTTRNFRRELDGSLAEYYVTDGEIPDDYAFDAVVVSGSRSSVYWDEEWIDATRAWVGEAVDRDIPHLGICWGHQLLASVLGGTVEAMGAYEVGYSEITRTADTRLFEGIPETFTSFTSHSDAVTDLPPGATALAENHYSVHGFRKDRVFGVQFHPEFDPKTARDLVHRKDLSQERLESVLAEITAENYRKACESKLVFDNYLAFVREVTAEADPASVPAGDPTTGDQPTDVELETSPDGPTEPAGDAESDAAAGCSD; this is translated from the coding sequence ATGAGCGACCTTCGGATCGCCGTGCTAAATGCATCCCACCGGGATATGAACACGACCCGGAACTTTCGCCGCGAACTCGACGGTTCGCTGGCGGAGTACTACGTCACCGACGGGGAGATCCCCGACGACTACGCGTTCGACGCCGTCGTCGTCAGTGGATCGCGCTCGTCGGTCTACTGGGACGAGGAGTGGATCGACGCGACCAGGGCGTGGGTCGGCGAGGCAGTCGACCGCGACATCCCACACCTCGGCATCTGTTGGGGTCACCAGTTGCTCGCGAGCGTCCTCGGCGGCACCGTCGAGGCCATGGGCGCCTACGAGGTCGGCTACAGCGAGATCACCCGGACGGCGGACACACGGCTATTCGAAGGAATCCCCGAGACGTTCACCTCCTTTACCAGCCACTCCGACGCCGTCACCGACCTTCCACCCGGTGCGACGGCGCTCGCGGAGAATCACTACTCCGTCCACGGCTTCCGCAAAGACCGCGTCTTCGGCGTCCAGTTCCACCCCGAGTTCGACCCGAAGACCGCCCGCGACCTCGTCCACCGAAAGGACCTCTCACAGGAGCGCCTCGAGTCGGTCCTCGCCGAGATAACCGCAGAGAACTATCGGAAGGCCTGTGAGTCCAAACTCGTCTTCGACAACTACCTGGCGTTCGTCCGGGAGGTGACCGCAGAGGCCGACCCCGCGTCCGTCCCTGCTGGCGACCCGACCACGGGCGACCAGCCGACGGACGTCGAACTCGAGACGTCCCCCGACGGTCCGACGGAACCGGCTGGCGACGCAGAGAGCGACGCCGCCGCCGGGTGCTCCGACTAG
- the argF gene encoding ornithine carbamoyltransferase codes for MTETRHFLEIDDVSTDELHEILDRADEYKRAQHAGEPHEDLEGQTLGMIFQKPSTRTRVSFETGMTQLGGHAVFLGEDDIQLGRGEPLKDTARTLSRYVDAVMARVFKHENIEVLADYSSVPVVNGLTDDAHPCQTLADLQTIRELEGGFEDVQAAWIGDGNNVAQSFAIGCARTDVDLTIATPEGYEVDDDVIERARDLGGDPTTTTDPLEAAADADVIYTDVWISMGQEDERDVRMQAFDGFQVNEELLECAPDASVMHCLPAHRGEEITDAVVESDQSVVFEQAENRLHAQKALLSWLLE; via the coding sequence ATGACAGAGACACGCCACTTCCTCGAGATCGACGACGTTTCTACCGACGAACTGCACGAGATCTTAGACCGCGCCGACGAGTACAAGCGCGCCCAGCACGCCGGCGAGCCCCACGAAGACCTCGAGGGGCAGACGCTGGGGATGATCTTCCAGAAGCCGAGCACCCGAACCCGGGTCTCCTTCGAGACCGGGATGACCCAGCTCGGCGGCCACGCCGTCTTCCTCGGCGAAGACGACATCCAGCTCGGCCGCGGCGAACCCCTGAAAGACACCGCGCGAACGCTCTCGCGATACGTCGACGCCGTGATGGCTCGCGTATTCAAACACGAGAACATCGAGGTGCTGGCCGACTATTCGTCGGTTCCCGTCGTCAACGGCCTCACCGACGACGCCCACCCCTGCCAGACGCTCGCGGACCTCCAGACGATCCGCGAACTCGAGGGTGGGTTCGAAGACGTGCAGGCGGCCTGGATCGGCGACGGAAACAACGTTGCCCAGTCGTTCGCCATCGGCTGTGCACGTACCGACGTCGACCTCACCATCGCCACCCCCGAGGGCTACGAGGTCGACGACGACGTCATAGAGCGCGCCCGCGACCTCGGCGGCGACCCGACGACCACGACCGATCCGCTCGAGGCGGCTGCCGACGCCGACGTCATCTACACCGACGTCTGGATCAGCATGGGTCAGGAAGACGAACGCGACGTCCGCATGCAGGCGTTCGACGGGTTTCAGGTCAACGAGGAGCTGCTCGAGTGCGCCCCCGACGCCTCGGTGATGCACTGTCTGCCCGCCCACCGCGGCGAGGAGATCACCGACGCCGTCGTCGAGAGCGACCAGTCGGTCGTCTTCGAGCAGGCCGAAAACCGGCTGCACGCACAGAAGGCGCTGCTGAGCTGGTTGCTGGAATAG
- the alaS gene encoding alanine--tRNA ligase — MSELADEYRLEYFEEEGFVRKECPECGNHFWTRDADRVTCGEPPCAEYDFIDDPGFAEEYSLEEMREAFLSFFEEHGHDRIEPYPVAANRWREDVLLTQASIYDFQPLVTSGETPPPANPLTVSQPCIRMQDIDNVGKTGRHTMAFEMMAHHAFNAREDADEEYAYEGEVYWKDRTVELCDNLLDSLGADIEEVTYIEDPWVGGGNAGPAIEVIYKGLELATLVFMCMEADPDGEYELKDGNRYSYMDTYIVDTGYGLERWTWMSQGTPTVYEAIYPEMIAFLRDNAGIEHTEDETELVGRAARLSGNLDIDDVDDVEAARGDIADQLDVSVEELRDLVEPLESIYAIADHCRTLAYMFGDGIVPSNVGTGYLARMVLRRTKRLCDTVGVDAPLDELVDMQAERLGYENRDTIRDVVRTEVEKYRETLERGGRRVEQLAAEYAERGEAIPTGELIELYDSHGIQPDMVAEIAEEAGATVDVPDDFYSLVAERHETPDDAGSVTQEGDERFSDLPETEKLYYDDQQRTQFEAVVLDVFEREEGYDVVLDQTMFYPEGGGQPADTGTISTDDATLEVSDVQIEDGVICHRTDENPGKGEFVNGQVDASRRRQLMRHHTATHIVIHAARQVLGEHVRQAGAQKGVDSSRIDLRHYDRISRDDVREIERRANEIVMDNTAVTQEWPDRHEAEAEHGFDLYQGGIPPGEQIRLIHVDEDVQACGGTHVARTGDIGAIKVLNTERVQDGVERITFAAGEAAIEATQEKEDALYEAADVLDVSPEDVPETAERFFEEWKDRGKQIDDLKEQLAEARATGGGSEEVDVGDATAVVDRIDGDVDELRATATAIADDGTIAVLGSGLESAQFVVAVPDDVGVNAGEVVGELAAKVGGGGGGPPDFAQGGGPDVDALDEALEDAPDVLRQVLDA, encoded by the coding sequence ATGAGCGAACTCGCGGACGAGTACCGCCTCGAGTACTTCGAGGAGGAAGGATTCGTGCGCAAGGAGTGTCCCGAGTGTGGGAACCACTTCTGGACGCGCGACGCAGACCGCGTGACCTGTGGCGAGCCGCCGTGTGCCGAGTACGACTTCATCGACGACCCTGGCTTCGCCGAGGAGTACAGCCTCGAAGAGATGCGCGAGGCGTTTCTCTCCTTTTTCGAAGAACACGGTCACGACCGAATCGAGCCCTACCCGGTCGCAGCAAACCGCTGGCGCGAGGACGTCCTCCTGACTCAGGCGTCGATCTACGACTTCCAGCCGCTGGTGACCTCCGGAGAGACCCCGCCGCCGGCCAATCCGCTGACGGTGAGCCAGCCCTGTATCCGGATGCAGGACATCGACAACGTCGGCAAGACGGGCCGCCACACGATGGCCTTCGAGATGATGGCCCACCACGCGTTCAACGCACGCGAGGACGCCGACGAGGAGTACGCCTACGAGGGCGAGGTCTACTGGAAGGACCGGACCGTCGAACTCTGTGACAATCTGCTCGACTCGCTCGGGGCGGACATCGAGGAGGTCACTTACATCGAAGACCCCTGGGTCGGCGGCGGCAACGCCGGCCCCGCCATCGAGGTCATCTACAAGGGCCTCGAGCTGGCGACGCTCGTCTTCATGTGCATGGAGGCCGACCCCGACGGCGAGTACGAACTCAAAGACGGGAACCGCTACTCCTACATGGACACCTACATCGTCGACACCGGCTACGGGCTCGAGCGCTGGACCTGGATGAGCCAGGGCACCCCGACGGTGTACGAGGCGATCTACCCCGAGATGATCGCCTTCCTCAGGGACAACGCGGGCATCGAACACACCGAGGACGAAACCGAACTCGTCGGTCGCGCAGCACGCCTCTCGGGTAACCTCGATATCGACGACGTCGACGACGTCGAGGCCGCCCGCGGCGACATCGCCGACCAGCTGGACGTCTCGGTCGAGGAACTCCGGGACCTCGTCGAACCGCTCGAGTCGATCTACGCCATCGCCGACCACTGCCGGACGCTCGCGTACATGTTCGGCGACGGTATCGTCCCCTCGAACGTCGGGACGGGCTACCTCGCCCGGATGGTCCTGCGGCGAACCAAGCGCCTGTGTGATACCGTCGGTGTCGACGCACCGCTGGACGAACTCGTCGACATGCAGGCCGAACGGCTGGGTTACGAGAACCGTGACACGATCCGCGACGTCGTCCGCACGGAAGTCGAGAAGTACCGCGAGACGCTCGAGCGCGGGGGTCGCCGGGTCGAACAGCTCGCTGCAGAGTACGCAGAACGCGGCGAGGCGATCCCCACCGGGGAACTGATCGAACTCTACGACTCCCACGGCATCCAGCCGGATATGGTCGCCGAGATCGCCGAGGAGGCCGGTGCGACCGTCGACGTCCCCGACGACTTCTACAGTCTGGTCGCCGAGCGTCACGAGACGCCCGACGACGCCGGCTCCGTCACCCAGGAGGGAGACGAGCGCTTTTCCGACCTTCCCGAGACGGAGAAACTCTACTACGACGACCAACAGCGCACCCAGTTCGAGGCAGTCGTCCTCGACGTCTTCGAACGCGAGGAGGGGTACGACGTCGTCCTGGACCAGACGATGTTCTACCCCGAAGGCGGGGGCCAGCCCGCCGACACCGGGACGATTTCGACCGACGACGCCACCCTCGAGGTCAGCGACGTCCAGATCGAAGACGGCGTCATCTGCCACCGGACCGACGAGAATCCCGGCAAAGGGGAGTTCGTCAACGGGCAGGTCGACGCCTCGCGTCGCCGGCAACTCATGCGCCATCACACTGCCACGCACATCGTCATCCACGCTGCACGGCAGGTGCTCGGCGAGCACGTCCGGCAGGCCGGTGCCCAGAAGGGCGTCGACTCCTCGCGGATCGACCTGCGTCACTACGACCGCATCTCCCGGGATGACGTCCGGGAGATCGAACGCCGTGCCAACGAGATCGTGATGGACAACACGGCGGTCACCCAGGAGTGGCCCGACCGCCACGAGGCAGAAGCCGAACACGGCTTCGACCTCTATCAGGGCGGCATCCCCCCGGGCGAGCAGATCCGCCTGATCCACGTCGACGAGGACGTACAGGCCTGCGGTGGCACCCACGTCGCTCGCACCGGCGACATCGGCGCGATCAAGGTACTCAACACCGAGCGCGTCCAGGACGGCGTCGAACGCATCACCTTCGCTGCTGGTGAGGCCGCAATCGAGGCCACTCAGGAGAAAGAAGACGCCCTCTACGAGGCCGCCGACGTGCTCGACGTCTCCCCGGAGGACGTCCCCGAGACCGCAGAACGGTTCTTCGAGGAGTGGAAGGATCGTGGCAAACAGATCGACGACCTGAAAGAACAGCTCGCAGAGGCCCGCGCCACCGGCGGCGGGAGCGAGGAAGTCGACGTCGGTGACGCGACGGCGGTCGTCGACCGCATCGACGGCGACGTGGACGAACTCCGGGCGACCGCGACCGCCATCGCCGACGACGGCACCATCGCCGTCCTCGGCAGCGGGCTCGAGAGCGCCCAGTTCGTCGTCGCCGTCCCCGACGATGTGGGCGTCAACGCCGGCGAGGTCGTCGGTGAACTCGCCGCGAAGGTGGGCGGCGGTGGCGGCGGCCCGCCGGACTTCGCCCAGGGTGGCGGTCCCGACGTCGACGCACTGGACGAGGCGCTCGAGGATGCGCCGGACGTACTCCGGCAGGTTCTGGACGCCTGA